From Proteiniborus sp. MB09-C3, the proteins below share one genomic window:
- a CDS encoding glycerol-3-phosphate acyltransferase, translated as MENYVIVTMLGYLFGCFQASYILGKLFKKVDIRTLGNGNAGASNTVVALGWKYGVAVGLLDIGKAILSIIVVRLLLKNILPQGQTPFFLYLNGLSVILGHNYPFYMGFRGGKGTASLIGMLSAVDYRIAALGIAAILAITIATDYIALGTISLVILFVASTFYFGYSKGCIIIAIILAALSIYNHRANIINIIQKRETGLRSTMKKKQTAN; from the coding sequence ATGGAAAACTATGTTATTGTAACAATGCTTGGCTATTTATTTGGTTGTTTTCAAGCATCTTATATTCTAGGAAAACTATTTAAAAAAGTTGATATACGTACATTAGGAAATGGAAATGCAGGAGCTTCTAATACTGTCGTAGCCTTGGGCTGGAAATATGGAGTTGCAGTAGGATTATTAGATATAGGAAAGGCAATTTTATCTATTATTGTTGTACGACTTTTGCTAAAAAATATTCTTCCTCAAGGACAGACACCTTTCTTTCTTTATCTAAACGGACTATCTGTAATTTTAGGACATAATTATCCTTTTTATATGGGCTTTAGAGGCGGAAAAGGTACAGCTTCATTAATAGGCATGCTTTCTGCTGTGGATTATCGCATTGCTGCTCTAGGAATAGCAGCTATTTTAGCTATTACCATTGCTACTGATTATATTGCCTTGGGCACTATTAGCCTTGTCATATTATTTGTAGCATCTACCTTTTATTTTGGATATAGTAAAGGCTGTATAATTATAGCAATTATCTTAGCTGCTTTAAGTATTTATAATCACAGAGCTAATATTATAAATATAATTCAAAAGAGGGAAACTGGCTTGAGAAGTACAATGAAGAAGAAGCAAACGGCAAATTAA
- a CDS encoding ABC-F family ATP-binding cassette domain-containing protein, translated as MSILTVNNLSHGYGDRAIFYNVSFRLLKGEHIGLVGANGEGKSTFMNIITGRLEPDEGRIEWSKRVRVGYLDQHTALTRGMTIRDVLKGAFKYLFDMENEMNQICERMSDVSPEELEVLLEDLGNIQDILTNNDFYVIDAKVEEIARGLGLNDIGLDKDVNDLSGGQRTKVLLAKLLLEKPDILLLDEPTNYLDEQHIEWLKRYLQEYENAFILISHDISFLNSVVNLIYHMENQELNRYVGVYDDFIQIYEAKKQQLEAAYRKQQQEIEELKDFVARNKARVATRNMAMSRQKKLDKMEVIELAREKPKPEFNFIDARASGKLIFETKDLIIGYSEPLSKPLNTRMERGQRIALVGANGLGKTTLLRSILGEIKAVSGSVELGDYLHIGYFEQEIKKTNTNTCIEEIWQDFPSFTQFEVRAALTKCGLTTKHIESKITVLSGGEQAKVRLCKLINKETNVLILDEPTNHLDADAKEELKRALKEYKGSILLICHEPEFYKDIVTDIWNCESWTTKIF; from the coding sequence ATGAGTATTTTAACAGTAAATAATCTTAGTCATGGATATGGTGATCGTGCTATTTTTTACAATGTCTCTTTTAGATTATTAAAGGGAGAGCATATTGGACTTGTAGGTGCTAATGGTGAAGGCAAGTCTACCTTTATGAATATCATAACAGGAAGGCTTGAGCCTGATGAAGGAAGAATTGAATGGTCAAAGCGTGTAAGAGTAGGCTATCTGGATCAGCATACGGCTCTTACTAGGGGAATGACTATTAGAGATGTTCTAAAAGGTGCATTTAAGTATCTCTTTGATATGGAAAATGAAATGAATCAAATTTGCGAAAGAATGTCTGATGTTTCACCTGAAGAGCTTGAAGTATTACTTGAGGATTTAGGAAATATACAGGACATACTAACTAATAATGATTTTTATGTAATAGATGCTAAGGTTGAAGAGATTGCGAGAGGATTGGGCCTTAATGATATAGGCTTAGACAAGGATGTAAATGATTTAAGCGGCGGTCAAAGGACAAAAGTACTTTTAGCAAAGCTATTGTTGGAAAAACCAGATATTCTATTATTAGACGAGCCTACTAACTATCTTGATGAGCAGCATATTGAATGGTTAAAGCGTTATCTACAGGAATATGAGAATGCTTTTATCCTTATATCTCACGATATTTCTTTTTTAAATAGTGTGGTAAATCTAATATACCATATGGAAAATCAAGAGTTAAATCGCTATGTAGGCGTATATGATGATTTTATTCAGATATATGAAGCTAAGAAGCAGCAGCTTGAAGCAGCATATAGGAAACAGCAGCAGGAGATTGAGGAGCTTAAGGACTTTGTTGCCAGAAACAAGGCTAGAGTAGCTACAAGAAACATGGCAATGTCGAGACAGAAAAAGCTTGATAAGATGGAGGTAATTGAGCTTGCTAGGGAAAAGCCTAAGCCAGAATTTAATTTTATTGATGCTAGAGCCTCAGGAAAGCTAATCTTTGAGACAAAGGATTTGATAATTGGCTACAGCGAGCCTCTTTCAAAGCCCTTGAATACCAGAATGGAACGAGGTCAAAGAATAGCTCTAGTAGGAGCAAATGGTCTAGGTAAAACTACGTTGTTAAGAAGTATTCTTGGTGAGATTAAAGCAGTATCTGGTTCTGTAGAGCTGGGAGACTATCTTCATATAGGGTATTTTGAACAGGAAATCAAGAAAACTAATACAAACACTTGTATTGAAGAAATATGGCAGGACTTCCCTTCATTTACCCAGTTTGAAGTTCGTGCAGCATTGACCAAATGCGGACTGACTACAAAGCATATAGAAAGTAAGATTACTGTACTAAGTGGTGGTGAGCAGGCTAAGGTTAGATTATGCAAGCTAATAAACAAAGAAACTAACGTATTGATACTTGACGAGCCTACTAACCATCTTGATGCAGATGCAAAAGAAGAGCTAAAAAGAGCTCTTAAAGAATACAAAGGCTCTATACTTCTAATATGCCACGAGCCTGAATTTTATAAGGATATCGTCACTGATATTTGGAACTGTGAATCTTGGACAACTAAAATATTCTAG
- a CDS encoding heavy-metal-associated domain-containing protein encodes MKNVTLQLEALTCPSCVKKIEVALSNQNGVEEVKVLFNSSKVKVSYDENALSADAIVKVVSNLGFDVLSKK; translated from the coding sequence ATGAAAAATGTTACTTTACAATTGGAGGCATTAACTTGCCCAAGTTGTGTGAAAAAAATTGAAGTTGCTTTGTCAAATCAAAATGGAGTTGAAGAGGTTAAAGTATTATTTAATTCAAGTAAAGTTAAAGTAAGCTATGATGAAAATGCGTTAAGTGCAGACGCAATTGTGAAGGTTGTTAGCAACCTAGGCTTTGATGTTTTAAGTAAAAAGTAA
- a CDS encoding cation-translocating P-type ATPase, producing MMKKRGQIVIVSGALIVLAYISNYLGLDIRIFNGLMIISAIIAGYPIAKNAIGALKYKTLGIEALVTVAVVGAIFIGEYWEAAAVTFLFIFGAYLEARTLEKTRSSLKALLELAPNTASVIRDGHEVKVSPDDVERGETVLVRPGEKIPVDGIVIKGKASVNQAAITGESIPVDKEQGHNVFSGTVIETGYLELEAERVGDDTTFARILEMVEEAQESKAPTQKFIEGFSKYYTPGIMILSIIVYLITRDLELTLTLLVISCPGAMVISAPVSIVAGIGNGAKKGILIKGGEYLEKAGKIDIVAFDKTGTLTIGKPTVTNIRAYSMTEEGLLHLAARVEITSEHHLARAIINEAKSKLAFKIEPATDFDVFPGGGVKAVVDGKEAYIGTRKLLRNNNIVIPDEVEEYLVNEENNGQTAVLVADSSSILGVISIADKIRDDAHNIVADLKKAGAKKVVMLTGDNRRIANAVSQNLGIDEYYAELLPEDKVKKLKELMKNSTVAMVGDGINDAPALALADLGVAMGGSGTDVAMETADIVLMSDSLNKLSYAFGLSRATMRNMKQNIYFAVAVVFTLLAGVLTRNVFMAIGMLVHEMSVLLVIINAVRLTGYKRVHRES from the coding sequence ATGATGAAAAAAAGGGGGCAAATAGTAATAGTATCTGGAGCATTAATAGTTTTGGCATATATTTCAAACTATTTAGGATTAGATATTAGGATTTTTAACGGATTAATGATAATATCTGCAATAATTGCTGGATATCCTATAGCTAAAAATGCAATTGGAGCTTTAAAATATAAAACCCTAGGTATTGAAGCTTTAGTAACAGTGGCAGTAGTCGGAGCTATTTTCATAGGCGAATATTGGGAGGCTGCTGCAGTTACATTCTTATTTATCTTTGGTGCTTATCTAGAGGCTAGAACATTAGAAAAGACACGTTCTTCCCTAAAGGCTTTACTTGAATTAGCTCCAAATACTGCCTCTGTGATTAGAGATGGACATGAGGTTAAAGTATCTCCTGATGATGTAGAAAGAGGCGAGACAGTATTAGTTAGACCTGGGGAAAAGATTCCTGTTGACGGAATTGTAATTAAGGGAAAAGCATCTGTAAATCAAGCAGCTATAACAGGTGAATCTATTCCTGTTGATAAAGAGCAGGGCCATAATGTATTTAGCGGAACAGTCATAGAAACAGGGTATCTTGAGCTGGAAGCAGAAAGAGTAGGAGATGATACAACCTTTGCTCGTATATTGGAAATGGTCGAAGAAGCACAGGAATCAAAGGCACCAACCCAAAAATTCATAGAAGGCTTTTCAAAATATTACACACCTGGAATCATGATATTATCTATAATTGTTTATCTAATAACTAGAGACTTAGAGCTTACACTTACCTTATTAGTTATCTCCTGTCCTGGTGCCATGGTAATATCGGCTCCTGTGTCTATAGTTGCTGGAATAGGAAATGGTGCTAAAAAAGGAATATTGATTAAGGGTGGGGAGTATTTAGAGAAAGCGGGAAAAATAGATATAGTAGCTTTTGACAAAACAGGTACACTTACAATAGGAAAACCAACAGTAACTAATATTCGTGCTTATAGTATGACGGAAGAAGGCCTTCTTCATTTAGCAGCAAGAGTAGAGATAACATCGGAGCATCATTTAGCAAGGGCTATAATAAATGAAGCAAAATCAAAATTAGCTTTTAAGATAGAACCCGCTACCGATTTCGATGTATTTCCAGGTGGAGGAGTAAAAGCAGTAGTTGACGGAAAAGAAGCCTACATCGGTACTCGTAAATTATTGAGAAACAACAATATTGTAATTCCAGATGAAGTAGAAGAGTACTTGGTAAATGAAGAAAATAACGGACAAACAGCTGTATTGGTAGCAGATAGCTCTAGTATTCTAGGTGTAATCTCCATTGCAGATAAAATCAGAGATGATGCTCACAATATCGTTGCAGACTTGAAAAAGGCTGGAGCTAAAAAGGTGGTTATGCTAACTGGAGATAATAGAAGAATAGCTAATGCAGTATCTCAAAACTTAGGCATTGATGAATATTATGCTGAACTGTTACCTGAGGATAAGGTTAAGAAGTTAAAGGAATTGATGAAGAATAGTACTGTTGCCATGGTTGGAGACGGTATAAATGATGCACCAGCATTAGCATTAGCTGATTTAGGAGTAGCCATGGGAGGCTCTGGAACAGATGTGGCAATGGAAACAGCAGATATAGTATTGATGTCCGATAGCTTAAATAAGCTTTCATATGCTTTTGGACTCAGTCGTGCCACCATGAGAAATATGAAACAAAATATCTATTTTGCTGTGGCTGTGGTATTTACACTATTAGCAGGTGTACTCACAAGAAATGTATTCATGGCCATTGGAATGCTTGTCCATGAAATGAGTGTATTATTAGTTATAATTAATGCGGTTAGATTAACTGGATATAAGAGAGTTCATAGGGAAAGTTAA
- a CDS encoding BMP family protein, translating into MFTKKKIFASLLVAVLLISTLVGCSTDAANTGKPSDGKKDYKIVLVLPGPINDQGWNATAYEGLQLVERDLGVKMEYLESVQQADFEAVFTDYGEKGYDLVFAHGTQFYDAAIKVGPQYPNTFYMVINSEEGQAPNVGGIGVREWEGGYVAGALAAMYTETKQMGAIGSFPFPVIAGTLDAFEAAAQEYDSSIKVTKTYVNSWEDIQKGKETALAMAEAGSDIIFCSANQVGLGSIDAAKSKGVKAIGYISPQNEVAPDTVISSVTYNTPGLFKATVEQLIAGELKPEGKSLGWADDVLDMQWGEQATQEAKDYVNKVIERLKKGEIANPYKGGN; encoded by the coding sequence ATGTTTACTAAGAAAAAGATTTTTGCATCTCTTTTAGTAGCTGTGCTTTTAATTTCTACATTAGTAGGTTGTTCAACTGATGCAGCAAACACAGGAAAACCTAGTGATGGCAAAAAAGATTATAAAATAGTATTAGTATTACCAGGTCCAATAAATGATCAGGGCTGGAATGCAACAGCTTATGAAGGATTACAATTAGTAGAGAGAGACTTAGGAGTCAAAATGGAATATCTAGAAAGTGTTCAGCAGGCTGATTTTGAAGCTGTATTTACAGACTATGGTGAAAAAGGATATGATTTGGTATTTGCTCATGGAACACAATTCTATGATGCTGCTATAAAAGTAGGTCCACAGTATCCTAATACATTCTATATGGTAATAAATAGTGAAGAAGGCCAAGCGCCAAATGTTGGTGGTATAGGAGTTAGAGAATGGGAAGGCGGATATGTTGCTGGTGCTTTAGCTGCTATGTATACTGAAACTAAGCAAATGGGAGCTATAGGCTCATTCCCATTCCCAGTTATTGCAGGAACATTAGATGCATTTGAAGCAGCTGCACAAGAATATGATTCTTCAATAAAGGTTACTAAAACCTATGTTAACTCTTGGGAAGATATACAAAAAGGTAAAGAGACAGCACTTGCAATGGCAGAGGCTGGTTCAGATATTATATTCTGTAGTGCAAATCAGGTTGGTCTTGGTTCAATAGATGCAGCAAAATCAAAAGGGGTTAAGGCTATAGGATATATATCACCACAAAATGAAGTAGCCCCAGATACTGTTATTTCAAGTGTTACATACAATACACCAGGGCTATTTAAGGCTACAGTTGAGCAGCTAATAGCTGGAGAACTTAAGCCAGAAGGCAAATCACTAGGATGGGCAGATGATGTTCTTGATATGCAATGGGGAGAACAAGCTACTCAGGAAGCTAAAGACTATGTAAACAAGGTTATAGAAAGACTTAAAAAAGGTGAAATAGCTAATCCATATAAAGGCGGAAATTAA